One part of the bacterium genome encodes these proteins:
- a CDS encoding SRPBCC family protein, translating into MPTVTAAVDIAAPLDRVYALSRDIEAFPSFMPDVQEVKILEQHPDGYQRSSWVGIVKEFKRTISWTEEDHWDDAAHTCRFEQTEGDFALYRGDWRFDAADAGTHVELEVEYEYDVPLIGNLIKALLKRKMQENCDNMLAAIKAQAEKA; encoded by the coding sequence ATGCCTACTGTGACTGCTGCCGTTGACATCGCCGCCCCGCTCGACCGGGTCTATGCCCTGTCGCGCGACATCGAGGCCTTCCCGAGCTTCATGCCCGACGTGCAGGAGGTGAAGATCCTCGAGCAGCACCCGGACGGCTACCAGCGCAGCTCGTGGGTCGGTATCGTCAAGGAGTTCAAGCGCACGATCTCGTGGACGGAGGAGGACCACTGGGACGACGCCGCTCATACCTGCCGGTTTGAGCAGACGGAGGGCGACTTCGCCCTCTACCGGGGCGACTGGCGCTTTGACGCCGCCGACGCCGGGACCCATGTGGAGCTGGAAGTAGAGTACGAGTATGACGTGCCGCTGATCGGCAATCTCATCAAAGCGCTGCTGAAGCGCAAGATGCAGGAGAACTGCGACAACATGCTGGCCGCGATCAAGGCGCAGGCCGAGAAGGCCTAG